A segment of the Halosolutus amylolyticus genome:
CTGACGGGCCACTTCGCCTCGTACCTCTCGGTCGCCGCGATCGCGCTCGTCCTGGCGGTCGAACTGCAGACGTTCACGACCGTGCGGATGACCCCCGGCTTCGCCGTCGTCTTCGTCGTCGTCACGACGATGGCCACCGCCGCACTGTGGGCGCTCCTCCGGTGGAGCGTCGCCGGCCTCCTCGGGGTGCCGTTCCAGGCCGACCACGACGACGTGATGTGGGAGTTCGTCTACTCCGCGATCGCCGGACTCGGCGCCGGAATCGTCTTCGAACTGTACTTCAGGCGGCTCGGCCGCCTCGAGCGGTACCGGCCGGCCGACGGGGCGTCGATCGCTGAGGTGGACGATGCGTAACCTCGAATCGCTGCTTCCCTCCCGGGAGCGCCAGCGCCAACTCTCTTACCTCATGGAACTGAGCCTCGTCGGCATGCTGTTTATCGGGCTCGATCGGGGTAACGCCGGCATCGTCGTCAACACCGCCGTCGCGCTGGCCGTGACTCAGCTTCCGCCGATCCTCGAGCGCGACTACGGCATCCCGATGGATCCGCGGCTCACGCTGTGGATCACCACCGCCGTGTTCCTCCACGCGTTCGGCACCGTCGGCCTCCCCGGCACCACGACGAACCTCTACAGGGAAGTCTGGTGGTGGGATCACGTCACCCACGCGCTGTCGGCGTCGCTGGTCGCGGCGGTCGGCTACGCGACCGTCCGGGCACTCGACGAGCACGCCGAGGGGGTCGTCCTCCCACGACGGTTCGTGGCCGTGTTCATCCTGCTTTTCGTCCTCGCGTTCGGCGTCCTCTGGGAAGTCCTCGAGTTCGCCATCGCACTCGCCGCGGACGCGCTCGGGACCGAGGCCGTGCTCACGCAGTACGGCCTCACCGACACGATGCTCGATCTCGTCTTCGACGCGGTCGGCGGCCTCGTCGTCGCGCTGTGGGGCGGGGCCTACCTCACCGACGTCTCCGGCGCGATCCGCGAGCGGTTCGACTCGCGAGCGGACTGAGCGCAGGCCGACGCTCGCCCCACTATCACGGAACGAAACCGACGACCAGCTTTACGTCGGCACGCGGCGTAGCTCCCCGGGATATGGTCTTCAAAAAGATCAGACTGATCGGGACGAGCACGGAGAGCTTCGACGACGCCGCCGACGACGCGATCGATCGGGCCGAGGACACGCTCCAGAACGTCTACTGGATCGAAGTCGACGAACTCGGGGTCGAGATCGCGAGCGCCGACGACCGGGAGTACCAGGCGGAGGTCACCGTCGCGTTCGAACTCGAGGACTGACCGATCCGCCGCGCGACGCCCGTCGCGACGATCGGGCCCGCGCAGACGTGACGCCGATCGATTTTCGTCGACCCCGTCGGCGGCCGGGCGTGTGCTGTCGCTGGCGATCGGATCGAAGTCGGAAAACCGTCGACGACGCCGGGACTGCGATCGGACGGCGCGTCGAATACGTTCGTTACGTTCGGAACGATTCGCCGCAGCCGCACTCGCTGACGACGTTGGGGTTCTCCACGTGGAAGCCCTCGGCCTGGAGGCCGTCCTCGTAGTCGAGGACGCTCCCCTCGATGTACTTCAGGCTCGCCGGATCGACGAACACGCGCAGGTCGTGGTGCTCGTAGATGGTGTCGTCCTCGTCCGGCGCGTCGTCGAACCGCATCCCGTAGGAGAGGCCGGCACAGCCACCCTGCTGAACGAAGAGGCGGAGCCCCGCCTCGCCGTCGTCGAGCCCTTCCTTCTCGAGCAGGGAGAGGGCCTGTTCGGCGGCCTCCGGCGTCACTTCGATCTCGGGGTGCGTCTCCGCCTCCCCGCCGTCCATGCTGTCCGTGCTCATGTCATCCCCTACCGGCGCGACGATGTTAACTGTGACGCCGCCGGACGCCGTATTCGACACGCCGGACGCTCCGCGGACGTCCGACTCGATCGACGCGCGGTTCGCCCCGCGTCGTCGCTCGATCGTCGGCCGACGGCGTCCCGCCGCTCGACGCCGGCCGCCGCTGGACTCGCCCTAGACGCGCGATCGTCGCTGGACCGATCGG
Coding sequences within it:
- a CDS encoding HesB/IscA family protein → MSTDSMDGGEAETHPEIEVTPEAAEQALSLLEKEGLDDGEAGLRLFVQQGGCAGLSYGMRFDDAPDEDDTIYEHHDLRVFVDPASLKYIEGSVLDYEDGLQAEGFHVENPNVVSECGCGESFRT
- a CDS encoding dodecin translates to MVFKKIRLIGTSTESFDDAADDAIDRAEDTLQNVYWIEVDELGVEIASADDREYQAEVTVAFELED